From Rutidosis leptorrhynchoides isolate AG116_Rl617_1_P2 chromosome 3, CSIRO_AGI_Rlap_v1, whole genome shotgun sequence, a single genomic window includes:
- the LOC139898674 gene encoding 3,9-dihydroxypterocarpan 6A-monooxygenase-like — MADFQGYLFFFIIWLISTILLRLFLKSNRAKHNLPPIPFKLPIIGHLHLLAPIPHQAFYKISLRYGPIFRIFLGSVPCVVACSPETAKEFLKTYENAYLDRPQNSAVDYLTYGSKDFSFAPYGSYWKFMKKIVMSQLLNGTTLDLLLPVRQNEIKHFIKSLSQKAEAKKAVHLEGELVKMSNNVISRMLMGERCSEDENDAGDIKKLVTEIAEITGKFNLSDYIWIFKNLDVQGFGKKLKEIRRKFDALIEKVMKEHEVTRAQNSVKVKDLLHILLDVAEDKNAEIKLTRENIKAFILDIFAAGTDTSAITIEWALAELINHPNIMQKAVEEIDKVVGKNRLLKESDIQNLPYLQAIVKETLRLHSTGPMILRQSTEDCTVAGYHIPANTTVFVNVWALGRDPNHWDKPLEFKPERFEENNLDVRGQHFHMLPFGSGRRMCPGTSLALQVIQTTLGAMIQCFEWKAGKDGKLKSVDMDEGVGITLPRANPLVCIPVARFDPLPLLM, encoded by the exons ATGGCTGACTTTCAAGGCTACTTATTCTTTTTTATCATATGGTTGATTTCCACCATCTTGTTGCGATTGTTTCTTAAATCTAATCGTGCAAAACACAATCTTCCACCGATCCCTTTTAAGCTTCCGATAATTGGACATCTCCACCTCCTAGCTCCAATCCCACACCAGGCGTTTTACAAGATTTCTCTTCGATATGGGCCAATTTTTCGCATATTTTTGGGCTCTGTACCTTGTGTTGTTGCTTGTTCGCCAGAAACGGCAAAAGAATTCCTTAAAACGTATGAAAACGCCTATTTAGACCGACCCCAAAACTCAGCCGTAGATTATTTAACTTACGGTTCAAAAGACTTTTCATTTGCTCCTTATGGATCCTACTGGAAGTTCATGAAGAAAATAGTCATGTCACAACTCTTAAATGGTACAACACTTGACTTGCTTCTTCCAGTTAGGCAAAATGAGATTAAACATTTTATAAAATCGTTATCTCAAAAGGCCGAAGCTAAAAAGGCGGTACATCTTGAAGGGGAGCTAGTGAAAATGTCGAACAATGTGATTTCACGAATGCTTATGGGCGAAAGGTGTTCAGAAGATGAAAATGATGCAGGGGATATTAAAAAATTAGTAACCGAAATAGCTGAAATAACGGGTAAATTTAACCTTTCGGACTACATATGGATATTTAAGAATCTCGATGTGCAAGGGTTTGGTAAAAAGTTAAAAGAGATACGTCGAAAATTTGATGCATTGATAGAGAAGGTCATGAAAGAACATGAAGTGACAAGAGCGCAAAATTCGGTAAAAGTAAAGGACTTGCTCCATATTTTACTTGATGTTGCGGAAGATAAGAACGCAGAGATAAAGTTGACCCGTGAGAATATTAAAGCGTTTATTCTG GATATATTTGCTGCAGGAACGGATACTTCTGCAATAACGATCGAATGGGCTTTAGCAGAACTAATCAACCATCCAAACATAATGCAAAAAGCAGTAGAAGAAATCGATAAAGTTGTTGGAAAAAACAGACTTTTAAAAGAATCGGACATACAAAACCTTCCTTATCTCCAAGCAATAGTTAAGGAAACGTTACGACTGCACTCAACCGGCCCAATGATATTAAGACAATCAACAGAAGATTGCACAGTAGCGGGTTACCATATTCCAGCAAACACTACTGTATTTGTAAATGTGTGGGCCCTTGGACGAGACCCGAACCATTGGGATAAACCCTTGGAGTTTAAGCCCGAAAGGTTTGAAGAAAACAACTTGGATGTTAGGGGACAACATTTTCATATGTTGCCGTTTGGAAGTGGGAGGAGGATGTGTCCTGGGACGTCACTAGCGTTGCAAGTGATACAAACTACGCTCGGCGCAATGATTCAGTGCTTCGAGTGGAAGGCCGGGAAAGATGGGAAACTTAAGAGCGTCGATATGGATGAGGGAGTTGGGATCACACTTCCTAGAGCTAACCCTTTGGTTTGTATTCCTGTGGCCAGATTTGATCCGCTCCCATTGTTAATGTAA
- the LOC139898675 gene encoding ras-related protein RABA4d-like has translation MSNPEKIDYIFKIVLIGDSSVGKSQLLSRFAKNEFSVDSKSTIGVEFQTKTLVIDQKMIRAQIWDTAGQERYRAVTSAYYRGALGAMLVYDMTKRQTFDHMSRWLEELRGHADKNIVIMLIGNKCDLASLRAVPVEDAQEFAERENLCFMETSALESTNVENAFLTALTDIYKIQSKKSLSADGINGKSTSLKGNAIIVPNQDANNGGKGGCC, from the exons ATGTCGAATCCTGAAAAGATAGATTATATATTCAAGATTGTATTAATTGGTGACTCGTCTGTTGGTAAATCTCAGCTTCTTTCACGTTTCGCTAAAAATGAATTTAGTGTTGATTCGAAATCTACAATTGGGGTTGAGTTTCAAACAAAAACTTTGGTTATTGATCAGAAAATGATTAGGGCCCAAATTTGGGATACTGCTGGTCAAGAAAG ATACAGAGCAGTGACAAGTGCATATTACAGAGGAGCACTTGGCGCAATGTTAGTTTACGACATGACAAAACGGCAAACGTTCGATCATATGAGCAGGTGGCTTGAAGAACTAAGGGGGCATGCTGATAAAAACATAGTGATTATGCTAATTGGAAACAAATGTGATTTAGCAAGTTTAAGAGCAGTACCAGTTGAAGATGCTCAAGAGTTTGCAGAAAGAGAAAACTTATGTTTTATGGAAACATCAGCACTTGAATCCACAAACGTTGAAAACGCGTTTCTAACAGCTTTAACAGATATATACAAGATTCAAAGTAAAAAGTCACTGAGTGCTGATGGGATTAACGGAAAATCGACGTCTCTTAAAGGAAATGCCATTATTGTTCCTAATCAAGATGCAAACAATGGTGGAAAAGGTGGCTGCTGCTGA